The DNA segment tacaatgggggtcagttactaagggcagctgagcgtcctctgataggaagatacaatgggggtcatttactaaggacagctgagcgtcctctgataggaggatacaatgggggtcatttactaagggcagctgagcgtcctctgataggaggatacaatgggggtcatttactaagggcagctgagcgtcctctgataggaagacacaatgggggtcatttactaagggcagctgagcgtcctctgataggaggatacaatgggggtcatttactaagggcagctgagcgtcctctgataggaagacacaatgggggtcatttactaaggacagctgagcgtcctctgataggaggatacaatgggggtcatttactaagggcagctgagcgtcctctgataggaggatacaatgggggtcatttactaagggcagctgagcgtcctctgataggaagacacaatgggggtcatttactaagggcagctgagcgtcctctgataggaagacacaatgggggtcattactaagggcagctgagcgtcctctgataggaagatacaatgggggtcatttactaagggcagctgagcgtcctctgataggaagatacaatgggggtcagttactaagggcagctgagcgtcctctgataggaagatacaatgggggtcatttactaaggacagctgagcgtcctctgataggaagatacaatgggggtcatttactaagggcagctgagcctcctctgataggaagacacaatgggggtcatttactaagggcagctgagcgtcctctgataggaggatacgatgggggtcatttactaagggcagctgagcgtcctctgataggaggatacaatgggggtcatttactaagggcagctgagcgtcctctgataggaagatacaatgggggtcatttactaagggcagctgagcgtcctctgataggaagacacaatgggggtcatttactaagggcagctgagcgtcctctgataggaagacacaatgggggtcatttactaagggcagctgagcgtcctctgataggaagacacaatgggggtcatttactaagggcagctgagcgtcctctgataggaggatacaatgggggtcatttactaagggcagctgagcgtcctctgataggaggatacaatgggggtcatttactaagggcagctgagcgtcctctgataggaagacacaatgggggtcatttactaagggcagctgagcgtcctctgataggaagacacaatgggggtcatttactaagggcagctgagcgtcctctgataggaagatacaatgggggtcatttactaagggcagctgagcgtcctctgataggaagatacaatgggggtcatttactaagggcagctgagcgtcctctgataggaagatacaatgggggtcatttactaagggcagctgagcgtcctctgataggaggatacaatgggggtcatttactaagggcagctgagcgtcctctgataggaagacacaatgggggtcatttactaagggcagctgagcgtcctctgataggaggatacaatgggggtcatttactaagggcagctgagcgtcctctgataggaagacacaatgggggtcattactaagggcagctgagcgtcctctgataggaagatacaatgggggtcatttactaagggcagctgagcgtcctctgataggaagatacaatgggggtcatttactaaggacagctgagcgtcctctgataggaggatacgatgggggtcatttactaagggcagctgagcgtcctctgataggaagacacaatgggggtcatttactaagggcagctgagcgtcctctgataggtagatacaatgggggtcagttactaagggcagctgagcctcctctgataggaagatacaatgggggtcatttactaagggcagctgagcgtcctctgataggaagacacaatgggggtcatttactaagggcagctgagcgtcctctgataggaagacacaatgggggtcatttactaagggcagctgagcgtcctctgataggaagacacaatgggggtcatttactaagggcagctgagcgtcctctgataggaagatacaatgggggtcatttactaagggcagctgagcgtcctctgataggaggatacaatgggggtcatttactaagggcagctgagcgtcctctgataggaggatacaatgggggtcatttactaagggcagctgagcgtcctctgataggaagacacaatgggggtcatttactaagggcagctgagcgtcctctgataggaggatacaatgggggtcatttactaagggcagctgagcgtcctctgataggaagatacaatgggggtcatttactaagggcagctgagcgtcctctgataggaagacacaatgggggtcatttactaagggcagctgagcgtcctctgataggaagacacaatgggggtcatttactaagggcagctgagcgtcctctgataggaagacacaatgggggtcagttactaagggcagctgagcgtcctctgataggaggatacaatgggggtcatttactaagggcagctgagcgtcctctgataggaagatacaatgggggtcatttactaagggcaggtgagcgtcctctgataggaagacacaatgggggtcatttactaagggcagctgagcgtcctctgataggaggatacaatgggggtcatttactaagggcagctgagcgtcctctgataggaggatacaatgggggtcagttactaagggcagctgagcgtcctctgataggaggatacaatgggggtcatttactaagggcagctgagcgtcctctgataggaagatacaatgggggtcatttactaagggcagctgagcgtcctctgataggaggatacaatgggggtcatttactaagggcagctgagcgtcctctgataggaagatacaatgggggtcatttactaagggcagctgagcgtcctctgataggaagacacaatgggggtcatttactaagggcagctgagcgtcctctgataggaggatacaatgggggtcatttactaagggcagctgagcgtcctctgataggaggatacaatgggggtcagttactaagggcagctgagcgtcctctgataggaggatacaatgggggtcatttactaagggcagctgagcgtcctctgataggaagatacaatgggggtcatttactaagggcagctgagcgtcctctgataggaagatacaatgTATATGAGACGACACTATacgtgtatacagatacatatacatccactcatatacacacagctccaGGCGCGGCCCCCACCTTGGACGTCATTATGGGGGCGCAGTCGGGGCTCATCCACTTCTGTCTCTTGCAGTTTGTCTGTTTCATTGTGAATTTTACTTTAACAAACGTCCCATCCGAAAGATCCTGAAAAAGGAAGAAATATCCGTAGAAACGTGTATAGAGACCCTCCACCTCCGCCCTGGGACCCCCCCGCGCTCTCACCTCGTACTCTGCGCTCGGCTTGGACGACACTTGGAAGGCGTTTTTCATTTTGGTTCTGTTGTGGAAATCCTCTCTGACCAGTCTGAGCGCCTCGCTGCCCACCTCCgtgtgctgagacccccagacGCCCACCCCCAACACCAGCACCAGCAGAGCGCACCCCCAGAACCACCTGCTCATGGCCGGACCCAGACGCCTCAAACCTGGAAGAACTGAACAAGACAGAAATAAGACCCCAACAGAAGCCCCcggatactccagagctgcactcataatCCTATAGCATGCAATGTGTGCACCAGAAGGGGGCGCCATCTATACAAAGATAGTAGGTCCCTAGTAACCTATGTGAGGGGTCCCCATATTACTCCCCCTTTCCTATAGTCTGCTCTATACGTACCGGCCGCTGCAGGCGACACACAGGAcccggacccctctatacacACAGAGAGGGGGGCGACCGTCACCTGGATCAGCAGATGTCTCTGTGTGATGCAGGAAGATGCAGGATATTCTGGAAAGTACCCGGAGGAGGGGAATTCTGACAAAGTGAAAGTGTAACCAAGACAAATCCTGCCGATCCTGTTCCTTCTGTGTAGGGTGCGGCTGTGACCCTGGTGTAATAAGGGTTAAAGCTTCTGAGTGTCATGTCTGTCTCTCATTACTCCCAGGAAATGCCTCAGATGGGAGGAAATAGCGCCACCCCTATAAATGGAGAAGTCAGGGATTGCATTCAACTGAACAAGGCCCTTTATGTTTCAGTgccatatctctgcttgctgtggtgAATGAGAACTCTGCTGTTTACATCCAGAGGCAATAACTGTGTGTATAAGTTCCGcctcagctgagggtttgttacaattgtatctagTCTAGACGATGCTCTGTGAGATAAACAGCCTGGactacagactgatacattgtaacaaaccagcagaTGTGCAGATGGATACAATTGTAGCAAACCACCAGCTGAGAACAAACTCACATCAGGGGGAGATGCTTATTGTGGGCAGTAGGTGGCAGCAGCGCTCAGTGCCGATAGCGCCTGCTAGTGTTCGCCGCTCTGTacagccctgaccccgactacagaggagaagaggaggagggatccacagccctgaccccgactacggaggagaagaggaggagggatccacagccctgaccccgactacggaggagaagaggaggagggatccacagccctgaccccgactacagaggagaagaggaggagggatccacagccctgaccccgactacggaggagaagaggaggagggatacacagccctgaccccgactacagaggagaagaggaggagggatccacagccctgaccccgactacggaggagaagaggaggagggatccacagccctgaccccgactacggaggagaagaggaggagggatccacagccctgaccccgactacggaggagaagaggaggagggatccacagccctgaccccgactacagaggagaagaggaggagggatccacagccctgaccccgactacagaggagaagaggaagagggatccacagccctgaccccgactacagaggagaagaggaggagggatccacagccctgaccccgactacagaggagaagaggaggagggatccacagccctgaccaCGACtacggaggagaagaggaggagggatccacagccctgaccccgactacagaggagaagaggaggagggatccacagccctgaccccgactacagaggagaagaggaggagggatccacagccctgaccccgactacagaggagaagaggaggagggatccacagccctgaccacgactacagaggagaagaggaggagggatccacagccctgaccctgactacggaggagaagaggaggagggatccacagccctgaccccgactacggaggagaagaggaggagggatccacagccctgaccccgactacagaggagaagaggaggagggatccacagccctgaccccgactacggaggagaagaggaggagggatccacagccctgaccccgactacagaggagaagaggaggagggatccacagccctgaccccgactacagaggagaagaggaggagggatccacagccctgaccccgactacggaggagaagaggaggagggatccacagccctgaccccgactacggaggagaagaggaggagggatccacagccctgaccccgactacagaggagaagaggaggagggatccacagccctgaccccgactacagaggagaagaggaggagggatccacagccctgaccccgactacagaggagaagaggaggagggatccacagccctgaccccgactacagaggagaagaggaggagggatacacagccctgaccccgactacagaggagaagaggaggagggatccacagccctgaccccgactacagaggagaagaggaggagggatccacagccctgaccccgactacggaggagaagaggaggagggatccacagccctgaccccgactacagaggagaagaggaggagggatccacagccctgaccccgactacggaggagaagaggaggagggatccacagccctgaccccgactacagaggagaagaggaggagggatccacagccctgaccccgactacagaggagaagaggaggagggatccacagccctgaccccgactacggaggagaagaggaggagggatccacagccctgaccccgactacggaggagaagaggaggagggatccacagccctgaccccgactacagaggagaagaggaggagggatccacagccctgaccccgactacagaggagaagaggaggagggatacacagccctgaccccgactacagaggagaagaggaggagggatccacagccctgaccccgactacagaggagaagaggaggagggatccacagccctgaccccgactacagaggagaagaggaggagggatccacagccctgaccccgactacggaggagaagaggaggagggatccacagccctgaccccgactacagaggagaagaggaggagggatccacagccctgaccccgactacggaggagaagaggaggagggatccacagccctgaccccgactacggaggagaagaggaggagggatccacagccctgaccccgactacggaggagaagaggaggagggatccacagccctgaccccgactacagaggagaagaggaggagggatccacagccctgaccccgac comes from the Engystomops pustulosus chromosome 5, aEngPut4.maternal, whole genome shotgun sequence genome and includes:
- the LOC140134304 gene encoding retinoic acid receptor responder protein 2-like produces the protein MSRWFWGCALLVLVLGVGVWGSQHTEVGSEALRLVREDFHNRTKMKNAFQVSSKPSAEYEDLSDGTFVKVKFTMKQTNCKRQKWMSPDCAPIMTSKRTLSCLGCFTFSPGRVLLRTGYQKCVRQIQARKKEVKIERRKACGKLRGKKPQNIVGAYSFQRAPRGHYNY